Part of the Nycticebus coucang isolate mNycCou1 chromosome 22, mNycCou1.pri, whole genome shotgun sequence genome, tgcaaccaaaaaatagccgggtgttgtggcgggcgcctgtagtcccagttactcgggaggctgaggcaagagaatcgcttaagtccaggagttggaggttgctgtgagctgtgtgatgccatggcactctactaagggccataaagtgagactctgcctctacaaaaaacaaaaacaaaaacaaaaacatccctCTCCAGGACCGAAACAGTCAACATTTATTCTGCCACCTGGAGGCGCGCGTCAAACTTCAATCCTCTTAGCCCCGCCCTACCCTTCCCAGGCGCATGCGCCGCACAGCGGCGCTTTTTACGACGCGGCGGACGCAGCGCGCTTGGCGGCCCGAGCGGAGCAGAACTAGCGGGGCGGCGGGGCCGAGGGGACGTGCTGGTGGTGGCGTCGCCATGTCGCACGGCCACAGCCACGGTGGGGGTGGCTGCCGCTGCGCTGCCGAACGGGAGGAACCACCCGAGCAGCGCGGACTGGACTATGGCCTGTACCTGCGCATTGACCTGGAGCGGCTACAGTGCCTTAACGAGAGCCGCGAGGGCAGCGGCCGCGGCGTCTTCAAGCCGTGGGAAGAGCGGACCGACCGCTCCAAGGTGGGCCGCCGGGACTCCGGGCGGGCGAGGAGGGATCCGCGTGGGGCCTCTGGCTGTCCACATCTTCTCCGTCAGCCTCATTCCTGATGTTAAAAATGACAGCTCAGTCGCCAAGCATTTTCCTGTGTCTGGTCTCTTGCCAGCCTTTTGGGAGGTGGACAGGGTCAAGTCACCCTATTTTgcatatggggaaactgaggctcagagggaaaAAGGGGCGATTTGTCTCTATACAGTCTAATGCTCTATTCCAGGGCCGTGTGGTTAGTGAGGGAGGGTGGCCGTTAGGGCGTTTTCTCTTCCATTTGTCTATTGGTTCCTATGGCTGCCTTATCATATCACCCGCTGAAGACCAGCATAGGGAAATGAagggtaattctttttttttttttttttttaatttggccggggctgggtttgaacccgccacctccggcatatgggaccggcgccccacccgctgagccacaggcgccgcccatgaaggGTAATTCTTATctagaccacattttctttaccgcTGAAGGGCGACAGTCTCCTTTGATAGCCATTTGAAAGCTATGGACCCTCTCCCTAGAAATAAGCACATAAGCACCTGTCTTTCAATTCACAATTCAAGAGGCTCTTGGCCCCTGGAAATTCATCATGGGCTCCTCATTAAGAACCTTCTCATTGGATGGTCTGTGGCTGTTAGGACACTGGATAAGACTGATTAGCTTCAAGAGAACCAAGGAAGATTGACAATTTGCATTGTGCACCAGTTGTAGAACAGGGTGGGAGATGCCTGAAATTGTAGgctctcagcaaatatttgttgctttctcctcccccatccccatcccctCCAGTTTGTTGAAAGTGATGCTGATGAAGAGCTTCTGTTTAATATTCCGTAAGTATCTCCTTGGTGCCTGCCTCAGGCCAAATAGGCTGTACCCAGATTCGCACTCAGATGGATTCATTCATTGGTTGTGTAGAGCACACATCTGTTTTCTAGAAATGGGGTAAATTACTTTGGTGGGTTTGAGGAGGAAAGCTTTCTTGGTGCAGACTGGAAGCagatgtatttgttgaatgataaCTAGAAGTGGAGGTAAATTTCCAAACTTGAAGAATGCCAGAGGTAGACAGGATCTTAGAAATTTTCTACTAGAAGTCtgacagatgagtaaactgaagcccagaaaagGGAAGGGTCTTGCCCAGAGTCACATAGTTAAGTGAGTATTCAAACCCAGCTTTACAACCTTCTCTTTTGCTTTCTGGCAGATTTACGGGCAATGTCAAGCTCAAAGGCATCATTATAATGGGAGAGAACGATGACTCACACCCCTCTGAGATGAGACTGTAAGTGGCAAGGGCTTAGGCTTTCAAAAAGCTCCTCTCTTTCTCTGGTAACACTTTAAtctaaaataatgtcatttttatttttactgggtttaatattttcccttttaaagtattttgattcttttttgcaTTAGAATACACATATCTCTTCtggaattaatgatttttttttacattaggcATCTTTGAGACCaataatttatctctttttttcagaGTGCTTACTAGGGCACCATTCATACAGAAAGCATTCTGTAAATGCCATTTGTTGATGactttgcatttttcttaaaACCAACTGCAGATCTCACATGATCTTTATGGATTTTACTCTCGGGGTTTGCTTCAAAATTTCCCCTTGCTAATTCATACACTAATAATCTTTGCGTGTGTTTCATTGACATGGAATTCCTCCATCTGAGTTTGGCCTTTAGTTAGCAAAGTTCTGTATACCTCTAGTATAGTAACTATACAGAGCTAGTACTCTCTTTTTGATGACTTACCTTAGTCCAGGATAGCCTTCCtaaaagaaggagaaaactgCTTTTTGACTGCTGGAagaactgcattaaaaaaatctcatttattcaTAAACATCCAGTTGGCcttgcaaaaaaagaagaaaaaaaattcatttcggCTGTGtctggtggctcatacctataatcctagcactctgggaggctgaggtgagaggattgcttgaactcatgggttcaagaccagcctgagtaagaaagagaccccatctctactaaaaaaagaagagaaaagaaaagaaaaaattagccaggcactatggtgtgtagtcccagctacctaggggctgagacaagaggatcgcttgagcccaggaggttgcagtgagctacgatgatgccattgcactctacccagggcaacagaatgagactcagtctgaaaaattgtttaaatggATTTTGGAGAGATGTAAGGTATTGATACTGTTTTTGAATGTTAGAAACAGgaatttaaagttgtttttttttttttttttttgcagtttttggccggggatgggcttgaacccgccacctccagcatatggggccggtgtcctactctgttgagccacaggtgccgcccagaaacaacaatttaaatgaaatttcacatatttaataatttaaggaaatagtgctttttttttttttttttttttttttttgaggcagagtctcacttggttgccctgtgacatcatagctcactgcaacctcaaactcttgggtttaagccattctcttgcctcaatctcccaggtagctgggactacaggcgcccgccacaatgtctgactatttttagacatgaggtcttgctctagctcaggctggtcttgaactcatgagctcaggcgatctgcccacctccatctcccagagtgctgggattagaggtgtgagccactgcacctggtcaggAAATAGTACTTTTGatctgatgttttttttttttttgttgttgttgttgttgttgagacaaagtctcactgtgtcaccctcagtagagtgttgtggcgtcacagcttacagcaacctcaaactcttgggcttaagcgattctcttgcctcagcctgccaagtagctgggacgacaggcacctaccacgacacctggctgttttttggttgcagttgtttagttggcccagactgggtttcgaacctaccaccctcgatgtatgtggctggcaacatAATCAccgtgctatgggcaccaagcctgcttgcttttttttttaaggattggagaatcattgagggtacagagaaccaggttacactgcttgcattgttagttaaagtcccacttataattgtgtcccaccccaagaggtgtgtcacacaccgtgatcccccacctctttccctttctccgcttccccattcccccaccccccaccatgtgctACCATCAGTTGttctcatattagaattgaatatgttggattcttgcttttccattctttttttttttttaaagacagagtctcaagctgtcgccctggggagagtgctgtggcgtcacagctcacagcaacctcaaactcttgggcttaagtgattctcttgcctcagtctcccaagtatttgggactacaggtgcacgccacaacacctggctatttttttgttggagttgtcgctgttttagctggcccaggctggatttgtaccctccagcttcggtgtatgtggctggtgccctacccactgagctatggttaccatcctgcttctccattcttgtgatgttttactgagaagaatgtgtttcagctccatccaggttaatacaaaagatgtaagtcaTCCTCTTTtttacgtataccacagcttgttaatcagttcctggattggtgggcatttaggtagTTTCCACAAttaggcaattgtaaattgagctgcaataaatagtttGGTGTacatgtccttacgataaaatgatttttttttcttctgggtagatgcccagtaatgggattgtaggatcaaatgggtggTCTAATGTGAGGTCTTTGatgattcttcatacttccttccagaaaggttgtattagtttacagtaccaccagcagtgtaaaagtgttacgttctctccacatccacaccagcatctgcagctttgagactttgtttattttattttatttttttgagacagagcctcaagctgtcgccctgggtagagtgctatggcatcacagctcacagcaacctccaactcctgggctcaagggagtctcctgcctccacctcccaagtagctgggactacaggtgcttgccacaatgcccggctttttttttttttttttggttgcagctgtcattgttgtttggcgggcctgggctggattcgaacccgccaactcaaggtgtatgtggctggctccttagccgcttgagccacgggcactgaaccagctttgggactttgtgaagtgggCCACTCACACTGgagttaggtgctatctcaaggtggttttgatttgcatttctctaataattagggacgagatgagcattttttcatgtttggtagccatttgtctgtctttttttttttttttttttttagagacagtctcactttattgccctcagtagagtgctgtggcatcacagctcacagcatcctccaactcctgagcttaggtgattctcttgcctcagcctcctgatagctgggactataggtgcccgccacaacgcctggctatttttttgttgttgttgcagtttggctgggctgggttcaaacccgtcacccttggtatgtgggaccggtgccctacccactgagccacaggtgctgcccttgtctgtcttctttagagaaggttcttttcatctcACTTGTCCattgacataagggattgttggctctttttttgttgtttaatttgagttctctgtagagtctactCATCAAGCTTCTGTCCCCCagttcataatatgcaaataccttttcccattctgatggttgtctctttgctttggttgttgtctcgttagctgtacagaagctattcagttatttgtttattattgttgcagttgcTACTGGAGTTgttttcataaagtctttccctgggCTGATACCTttgagtgttttccccacactttcttcgaggatttttattgtttcatgccttagatttagatcttttgttcatcttgaatcaattttagtgagtggggaaaggtgcgggtctAGTTTGTTAATTGCAGATTAAACATATAGGGATTCTCTCAGCTTTTGTGTGTGAAATTTCCTACagtaaaaactttttttaggCCAGGGgcaatggcttatgcctgtaatcctagcactctggaaggctgaggtgggaggatactttgagctccagagttcaagaccagcctgagcaagagcgagatcccatctctactaaaaatagaaaaattagccaggcattgtggtgggtgcttgtagttccatctactcaggaggctgaggcaggaggagctcttgaatccagaactttgaggttgctgtgaggtaggctgatgtcacagcactctagcctggggttatagagtgagactctgtcttaaaaccacccccccaaacaaaaaatgccatcACTAGAATTGATTGAACTTGATCTTTACCTCAACTATATGACATGTACTATCACTACCCCATTTTGTAGGTGAGGAAACAGACCCAAATTTACAGAGCTGGTAAGTGACAAAGCCAGGCCTGAAACCACAGAAGTCTAGCTCCAGACATTACTTTTAACCACAGGGCTATACTGCCTCTCATAATGCTGCCCATAAGCGTTCACTGTTATTATTCTTTTGCTGTGCATCATTCTTAGAAACACTTTGAAGCAGACATTTGCTTTCTTAAATTATATGCATTTTGCTGTAGCTAATATCTAGGCCCTTTCTGTGTGGGTGTGTTAATTAAATACCTTGGAGTTTGTGGGGATATGTGGCTTAGTCCTTGAGAATTTATGGGTTATAGAGACAGCTGGTGTTTttagattttacaaaatatattcttCACTGGCAGCTTTACCTTGACTTTGTAAAGGTTGATGAGAGGTTGTAGCTTTTTGTGCTCTTTCAGttcccaagttttatttttttaagaactgTAAAATGACTGAGTGTGGGGGGTAATTTTTAGACACAAAAAATGCCTGAATACTGGGTTACCTGATCTTTTATCTGTGTGTAACATGTTTCTGccaaagtatgtatttttttaccaTGAGTAAGCTGTTTTATTTAATAACATCCTTAGCTCGGTCTGAATGTGCTGAGTGGGTTATTTTCTCCATGCATTTGCTGTACGTGACCTAGTTTGAGCCAGCTCTTTGTGTATTGCTTCTCATGTGATCGTAACCCACTCAAAGATGCCATGGGGTTGTGTTGCACTTCTCAGCCCTTTTCTCATTAGATTAAAGAGATTTGTATATAAATGCCAATAAAATGCCATTTCCAAAGTTTGGCCTTCAAATTTAATCTCCTCTTGATAAAATCAGAGGCAGTTGAGCAGTCTGTAGGAAGTtctgaaaacatgaaaaacagccgggcattgtggcaggtgcctgtagtcccagttacttgggaggctgaggcaagagaattgcctaagcccaagaggtggaagttgctgtgagctgtgacttcacggctgtactgagggcgacaaagtgagactctgtctctgaaaaaaaaaaaagaaagaaagaaaacctgaaaaacataaggccaggtgcagtggcttatgtctgtaatcctggcattgtGGGAGGTCAAGgaaggtagattgcctgagctcacaggtttgagaccaacttgagcaagttcgagaccctgtctctaaaaaatagccgggtgttctggtgggtgcctatagtctcagttactctggaggttgagacaagaatcgcttgagcccaacagtttgctgtgagctatgatgccacagcattgtcctgagggcaacagagactctgtctcccaaaaaaaaaaaaaaaaaacgaaaaatatGATagtgcacattttttaaaactttttttctctttcctttctcaggTACAAGAACATTCCACAGATGTCCTTTGATGATACAGAAAGGGAGCCAGATCAGACCTTTAGTCTGAACCGGGATCTTACTGGAGAATTAGAGTATGCTACGAAGTAAGCGCTGAGCCTGTTTTCCATTCTCTGTGATGTCTTCTAGGGAACGAAGGTGCTCCCTCATTTGCAAAGAGCATGTATTCATTGGTGCTTACAGAGTTTGCCATTTATTTTTGGCCATTCTCTTATCATTGGGAATGAGTTTGAATAGTGGAGGAGGCTTGATCCTTAGCTTGGTCTATTTTTGGTGAAGATTTAGTGGAAGCCATAGATTTGTTAACTTATAAGTGattggctgggcacggtgtctcacacctataattgtagcactcttagaggctgaggcaagaaaatcccttgagctcaggagttcaagactagcctgagcaagaggaagaccccatctatactaaaaatagaaaaagtagccaggtgtgggtggcgcatgtggctcagtgagtagggcgctggccccatataccaagggtggagggttcaaacccagccccggccaaactgcaacaaaaaaaatagccgggcattgtggcaggcgcctgtagtcccagctgcttgggaggctgaggcaggagaatcgcggaagcccaagagctggaggttgctgtgagtcctgtgatgtcatggcactctaccgagggcagtaaagtgagactctgtctcaaaaaaaaaaaaaaaaagtagccaggtgttgtggcaggcacttatagttcaagctactcaagaggctgaggcaagaggattccttgaacctaggagtttgaagttgctatgaatgaggctgatgccatggcattctagcccagggcagcaaagtgaagctctgtctcaaaaacaaacaaacaaaaaacccccaccaaAACTTGTAATCAATTGGCAGATCTGAATGAGATCTGAATGAGCTCCTAGGGAGGTCTAAGGAAAGATGTTTATAGAATTCTTCTTTGCATACATAGTGAGCTTATAGCAGGCCAAGTTATACAGATCACCTTACCTCTTcactagttttcctttttttctaaaggaaaaaagtcaACACGAAATATGCTTTAGAATCCTTGCTGAGTTACACAGCATTTCTCATTCCTCTTCCTTGAGGGCAAGAGCAGAAATTATTCATCTATCCCTACTCCCTTGACAGAATCTGGcaggtgcttagtaaatgttcATTGAATTAATTGCTCGTCTAGAGGAgatgaatgaaaaggaagaatCCAAGATATTCTGTGACATTTGCCTGGGTTTTACTACAAGTTGGAGTCAGATTGTTGTTTGACATGATGGTGAGATATTCACTGAAATGTAACCTGTGTTTTCTCTCTGTGTTCCTTTCATCTTTTAGAATTTCTCGTTTTTCAAATGTGTATCATCTCTCGATTCATATATCAAAAAACTTTGGAGCAGATACCACAAAGGTTTTTTATATTGGCCTGAGAGGAGAATGGACTGAGGTAAGATAGGGCTGGGAGGGCTGTTGCCcgtcatctctttctttctctctctccatctgcaCACTGGTGGTGGGAGCTttcagggaaggggaaagagcaAGTAGGACATCAGTTGGTCCTAGGCTGCTTATGTTTTTCCTGGTTTCTTCTCTACAAACTGTTGGTCTCGTTTGACATTGGTGTTTTTAAGGGGCTTGAAATTATATAGTTTATACATACTGAGTTTTTCACGTTtcagttctttccttctttcagtaTATTTTGATGCTCTTTACTGTTTGAGGCAACAGAGATAAACTGATAAACAAGACAGGCAAGTTCCTGTTCTCATGGCACCCCCATTGCAGTAGGAGGAATTACTCTTTAAAAGGCGaatcatgaaaaaagaaaaaaaaagatgaatcatAAATAATGCTCTTTGCAGGCTTTTCAAGATAAAAAGTATCAGAAAAGGGGTGATATTAGATGATGACTTCTAGAAATGATCTTGAATAAGGGAGTTTTCCAATGTGTGTGGTCTGGGAAAGGACAGTTCTTTAATGGTTAGCTGACCCAGTCTTTTGGTTTTCTTGCAGCTTCGCCGACATGAGGTGACCATCTGCAATTATGAAGCATCAGCCAACCCAGCAGACCACAAAGTCCATCAGGTTACCCCACAGACACACTTCATTTCCTAAGTGCTGGCCAAGGCTCCCACAGAGTCGCTGTGTCAGTGAAGTTGTACAACTACGTGATGGGAAGGATAAAGGGAAGAGGCTCCAGAGAGAGTTGGCTGCCACTACCTCTGCCAAGCTTTTACTTTGAGGCTTGCTGCAGAAATTTGGCCTACGGAAGATACCACACCACTGGGAGGGTCGTGTGGATACTGAGGGACAATTGTGGTTTTCTAGGGCACTGTAGAAGTCGGGTCTTGGGCTGGGTGGCATCTGGCAGTTATGGATAATGTTTGCTTTTCCAGTGGATGTGGCCATGGGATTGCAAGTGTATTGTTGCTTTGTGGCAGGATTTTTGTgtcacttgtttttaaaaaatggaaactatTTCTGGGCTGCAGGAAACATTCTGAAGCCTCAGGTTCATGTTTGTATTAGCCATCAGGAGGGTCTCCAACTAGAAATTTGTTCCTGCTTGCTCCTTTTTCCTGTCATTGTTGAGCATTCTTGTCAAGTTGCTAGCTTGGAGTTGTCTGTCACACATGAGTGCTCCGTGGTTCTAGCTAGAAGGGCAGGAGTCCCCTGCTGATGTGTAATAGCTTGGGGAGAAAGTCATTTTTCCCACTGCCTAGCTAAACAATATAGGGAAAGCATGGGAATCATTTCTGTGTTTGTTGGTAATTTGGTTGGGGTAAGATTGAGACTTAATTAAGATCCCCCCTTGGAACCTTTGTAAATGTTTATTAGCTTCTAACTAGTGTTGTAAGTTCACTGCCAGAATTTGAAGATCTCTGAGTTCTTTTCATGGCTTTTATTCACTGTGACTAATAAGCTTCCTAATAAATCCTTGCCAGAGACTTAAcatttgtattttcctttgaGTTCTTGATAATACTGatgaaaatttcattttactGGGAAGTGTATTGTACTtggaaatttttgttgttttgaactAGGTAGATCATAAGAAATGCCATAATTAAGACTGGATCAGTTTCTTCTGGAAAGGTCAAGCTTAATTCTGTACTATAGATTAAAAATACTCCTATACCCACATATAAAAACCTAtattccgggtggcgcctgtggctcaaagggatagagcGCTGgtccaatatgccggaggtggcgggttcaaacccagccctggccaaaaaccacacacacacacacaaaaaccctaTAGTCCATTTCTCATGAAGAGAAGTAATTTGTGGAGTGACATTtgcaaaataagagaaaacagattttagagctcaacaaaagaaatgaaggtgAGGAAGTGAGGGGCACATGCTGTCTGAAGGTGGATCAAAGACTCTGGAATTTTGAAAGCACAGCACTTGAAAGATAATTTAAGTATCCAAAAAGACGATTTGAGATGGTCAGGATTCTTCTCTTTGCAGAAAATGGGAACAGGTGATACGAGAATTAGTACTGAATCCAATCCTCTTGAGAGAATTCCTCTTAAGGGTTGGCCCACACTGTTACTAGAAGGATATAGCCACTGTTTCTCCAGCTTGTCCTGGGCAAAATCTGCCACCACCAAGCCTTGTCAAGACTCAGAGTTTCTAAAATGAAGCTGGAAATCAACCAGAATGCAAACAGTTCTTGATGCACTAATAAAGAGTCCCATTCAGTCAGCCACAGATGGTTTCATTTCAGTAGGATCATTTTGGATGTAAGAAGGGCTATGTTTTAATTTGGAGTAGAGGGAAAAATGAAGTTAGAAATCTTAGAACAGGCTTGCCTTTTAGTAATTCCACTAGTTAACCGCACTAATCACAAGTAGCTGCCAGGACTGAGCCTCTGAAGGATTTGCTAGAAGTGCTATGGGGTCAAGTGATCCGTGATCAAGGATGCAGGAGGAACTGCTCATTCTTCTGTGAGCAGGCCCAGCAGGGATTCTGTGGGGACTGGGGTTGGAtgtattgttttacatttttaatcccCTTTGTCTTTTGACATCCAGTCTTGGATCCTCCAGCTTGCTGTGGTCCCTTGAGCCA contains:
- the PITHD1 gene encoding PITH domain-containing protein 1 → MSHGHSHGGGGCRCAAEREEPPEQRGLDYGLYLRIDLERLQCLNESREGSGRGVFKPWEERTDRSKFVESDADEELLFNIPFTGNVKLKGIIIMGENDDSHPSEMRLYKNIPQMSFDDTEREPDQTFSLNRDLTGELEYATKISRFSNVYHLSIHISKNFGADTTKVFYIGLRGEWTELRRHEVTICNYEASANPADHKVHQVTPQTHFIS